A section of the Budorcas taxicolor isolate Tak-1 chromosome 17, Takin1.1, whole genome shotgun sequence genome encodes:
- the LOC128062474 gene encoding RIMS-binding protein 3B-like yields MTKDSPSPADGGRAASQKPATPGPAAAAAAALEEHRRELEKLRVELEAERARGRAERRRFSAGARQLREEAERERQQLADHLRSQWEAQRSRELRQLREDVLREREAEIRQLLRWKDAEMRQLQQVLRRERDGVARQARELQRQLAEELLSRGYGGGRAGPPEDAGARCRCRLQEVLAQLRWETHGEQASRIRHLQAALDAERRLFLKYILEHFHWHPALPSAPDAPLPLGEPSREAAAKAARGLGARDGRSAGVRARSRSLDQVPAARARSPGSPLPARASSLDSLAPAGPRPSLDGSPSHPRAPESSSPDASLSGSLRPLPPPPSPPPSERQTPSALREGEEAGSRPREAPSPPPPGPGHRELLRRNSELSEALQELARPCSGLREENVRLRRLGLPDEANEKAKRLKGKRAELTSLARRLEDRARKLQEANLRAVSAPVPGESRAGLELCQALAHQRARDLSEQASALLAKDKQIEELRRECHLLQARVASGLGPLPGEGAASAQWLSIGDLDRLQRESQQEVLRLQWQLTLQQAAGGARAEAGGQSAPCEAARRQVRELERELSERRQECEELGVQAAAALRRGQEAEAQLQVALREGAWLAKENARLQAQAAWTRKVAAENEDVRGQLGLACQQRDAAGLLAEQLLQQAAQRQDWQQQLQHHLQKVLCDLQAARDEMWAPQCQPGQPPQDDPGTEPQLGPVNPASPPPSRDRRRKEDLLLENPAALGQPAWVPQAPDSSGQPLDSRLHPQRTGFQSSSSSEVESAWATVPSCPTLDTDTASEAEDLEPDSLPSTLEAGGLEVSVATPKLKIFLARYSYNPFEGPNEHPESELPLMPGDHVYIFGDMDKDGFYEGALADGRRGLVPSNLVEQIPDSDIQGRLPTESLDRGPTRFPAAGQGQAWKDDPSPGFLPGQAQAAVDRGPCPVARVGSRTEVAAEVSDTKTGASRLGSQESRDRQGPSNAPPGTNSVPRTAPVRLHLQSVASTSAEIAWVGDSHPHTVYLDNREHALTPMGVTGYTFRHLKPGTRYQVRVEVHPTCDSLQACREKTPSAVTFETPLAGPPHPPLDVLVERHASPGLLVVSWLPVTIDAAGSSNGVPVTGYAVYADGLKVADVAEATAGSTLLELSQLPWPAMCQKISVRTTSLCGESLDSVPAQIPYDCFTSLHWPEMSPFSYTCGDPSAVSGSFPVCPQRLGPTPLSAKAHPHAPRSGREPRARCLEAFPEEPPRRQSPEPKLISERGGPSAGSGSQAQGPTEARKPSRKNRLFEKRPWNHRPSLPRGRPRGEGTQDWRALTGPSPAPGVPRLSPEPVPGKALHQGKAASGKVLRQKADALESTPPELGSSQQSAPGFSGAQLEDARGAEGQEQRRALRGPSMQGQAPGARAGGWVRGPSSASCPAQSRKALGTPRGAAPPPGTRVGSLAGLFVALPDHEPLAVSATPKAAGGELALWKGRLQDPHGFWRSECSRPGGSSASHLVAEVDAGTGWTDGRGRWHLPGHLDDSKGLTGPQGSSPLPQGSPGTPSSSLWAPKTMMAALDYDPRDWLARGPAKGQLSLRAGDVVTVHGPVDDKGFYYGELGGHRGLVPAHLLDHMSLQE; encoded by the exons ATGACCAAGGACTCGCCCAGCCCTGCGGACGGCGGCCGCGCAGCCTCCCAGAAGCCGGCGACTCCgggcccggcggcggcggcggcggcggcgctggAGGAGCACCGGCGGGAGCTGGAGAAGCTGCGGGTGGAGCTGGAGGCGGAGCGGGCGCGCGGACGGGCGGAGCGAAGGCGCTTCTCGGCCGGGGCGCGGCAGCTGCGAGAGGAGGCGGAGCGAGAGCGGCAGCAGCTGGCGGACCACCTGCGCTCCCAGTGGGAGGCGCAGCGCAGCCGGGAGCTGCGGCAGCTGCGGGAGGACGTGCTGCGGGAGCGCGAGGCCGAGATCCGGCAGCTGCTGCGCTGGAAGGACGCCGAGATGCGGCAGCTGCAGCAGGTGTTGCGCCGGGAGCGCGACGGCGTGGCGCGCCAGGCCCGGGAGCTGCAGCGCCAGCTGGCCGAGGAGCTGTTGAGCCGCGGCTACGGCGGCGGCCGCGCGGGGCCGCCCGAGGACGCGGGCGCGCGGTGCCGGTGCCGCCTGCAGGAGGTCCTGGCGCAGCTGCGCTGGGAGACTCACGGCGAGCAGGCCTCGCGCATCCGCCACCTGCAGGCCGCGCTCGACGCGGAGCGCCGGCTGTTTCTCAAGTACATCCTGGAGCACTTTCACTGGCACCCCGCCCTGCCCAGCGCCCCCGACGCCCCTCTTCCATTGGGAGAGCCGTCTCGCGAGGCCGCCGCCAAGGCCGCACGCGGACTCGGAGCCCGGGATGGCCGGAGCGCGGGCGTCCGCGCGCGCTCCCGCTCCCTCGACCAGGTGCCCGCGGCGCGCGCCCGCTCCCCCGGCAGCCCGCTCCCCGCGCGCGCCAGCTCGCTCGACTCCCTGGCGCCGGCGGGTCCCCGCCCCTCGCTTGACGGCAGCCCGAGTCACCCCAGGGCCCCCGAGTCCTCCTCGCCAGACGCTTCCCTCTCGGGCTCCCTGAGgcccctgccgccgccgccgtcgccgccCCCATCGGAGCGCCAGACACCTAGCGCCCTGCGAGAGGGGGAAGAGGCGGGGAGCCGGCCCCGCGAAGCCCCGAGCCCCCCACCGCCGGGCCCGGGCCACCGCGAGCTGCTGAGGCGGAACTCGGAGCTGTCCGAGGCGCTGCAGGAGCTGGCGCGCCCCTGCTCCGGCCTCCGCGAGGAAAACGTACGGCTGCGGCGCTTGGGCCTCCCCGACGAGGCGAACGAGAAGGCTAAGCGGCTCAAGGGGAAGCGCGCCGAGCTGACCAGTCTCGCGCGGCGCCTGGAGGACCGGGCCCGCAAGCTGCAGGAGGCCAACCTGCGGGCCGTGAGCGCGCCGGTGCCCGGAGAGAGCCGCGCGGGCCTGGAGCTTTGCCAGGCCTTGGCCCACCAGCGCGCGCGGGACCTGTCCGAGCAGGCGAGCGCGCTGCTGGCCAAGGACAAGCAGATCGAAGAGCTGCGGCGAGAGTGCCACCTGCTGCAGGCGCGCGTCGCCTCGGGCCTCGGCCCGCTCCCCGGAGAGGGCGCCGCCAGCGCCCAGTGGCTCAGCATCGGCGACCTGGACCGGCTGCAGCGCGAGTCCCAGCAGGAGGTGCTGCGCCTGCAATGGCAGTTGACGCTGCAGCAGGCCGCCGGGGGCGCCCGCGCGGAGGCGGGCGGCCAGAGCGCGCCCTGCGAGGCGGCGCGGCGCCAAGTGCGGGAGCTGGAGCGCGAGCTGAGCGAGCGGCGGCAGGAGTGCGAGGAGCTGGGCGtgcaggcggcggcggcgctgcGGCGGGGCCAAGAGGCTGAGGCGCAGCTGCAGGTGGCGCTCCGCGAGGGCGCCTGGCTGGCCAAGGAGAACGCGCGGCTGCAGGCCCAGGCCGCCTGGACGCGGAAGGTGGCGGCCGAGAACGAGGACGTGCGCGGGCAGCTGGGCCTCGCGTGCCAGCAGCGCGACGCCGCCGGCTTGCTGGCCGAACAGCTGCTGCAGCAGGCGGCGCAGAGGCAGGactggcagcagcagctgcagcaccacCTGCAGAAGGTCCTGTGTGATCTCCAGGCCGCCCGGGACGAGATGTGGGCACCACAGTGCCAGCCTGGCCAGCCTCCCCAGGACGACCCGGGGACCGAGCCGCAGCTGGGGCCCGTGAACCCAGCGTCCCCTCCGCCCAGCAGAGACAGACGGAGGAAGGAAGACCTCCTGCTGGAAAACCCAGCTGCCCTCGGGCAGCCAGCCTGGGTCCCCCAAGCTCCAGACTCCAGCGGCCAGCCTCTGGACTCCAGGCTCCACCCCCAGAGGACCGGCTTCCAGTCGAGCTCCTCCTCGGAGGTGGAGTCCGCGTGGGCCACGGTGCCCTCCTGCCCTACGCTGGACACCGATACAGCCAGTGAGGCAGAGGACCTGGAGCCGGACAGCCTGCCCTCGACCCTGGAGGCGGGGGGCTTGGAGGTCTCCGTGGCCACCCCGAAGCTCAAAATCTTCCTGGCTCGGTACAGCTACAACCCATTTGAGGGGCCCAACGAGCACCCTGAGAGCGAGCTGCCACTCATGCCTGGGGACCACGTGTACATCTTCGGCGACATGGACAAGGACGGCTTCTATGAAGGGGCACTTGCGGACGGCCGGCGGGGGCTGGTGCCTTCCAACCTGGTGGAGCAGATCCCCGACAGCGACATCCAGGGCCGCCTGCCCACTGAGTCCCTGGACCGAGGCCCCACTCGGTTCCCGGCAGCTGGGCAGGGCCAAGCTTGGAAGGATGACCCCAGTCCCGGCTTCTTACCTGGGCAAGCCCAGGCAGCTGTGGACAGAGGGCCATGCCCAGTGGCGAGGGTGGGCTCCAGGACGGAAGTGGCAGCAGAGGTCTCAGACACCAAGACGGGAGCCAGCCGGTTGGGCTCCCAGGAGAGCAGGGACAGGCAGGGACCCTCCAATGCTCCTCCAGGGACCAACAGCGTTCCTCGTACGGCCCCCGTGCGCCTTCACCTGCAGAGTGTCGCGTCCACGTCGGCCGAGATCGCCTGGGTGGGTGACAGCCACCCTCACACGGTGTACCTGGACAACCGGGAGCATGCCCTGACCCCCATGGGCGTGACTGGCTACACCTTCCGCCACCTGAAGCCCGGCACGAGGTACCAGGTGCGGGTGGAGGTGCACCCCACCTGCGACTCGCTGCAGGCCTGCCGGGAGAAGACGCCCTCCGCCGTCACCTTCGAGACACCCTTGGCGGggcccccccaccctcccctggaCGTGCTGGTGGAGCGCCACGCCTCCCCAGGCCTCCTCGTGGTCAGCTGGCTCCCCGTGACGATCGACGCGGCTGGGTCCTCCAACGGAGTCCCAGTCACGGGGTACGCCGTGTACGCTGATGGGCTCAAGGTGGCGGATGTGGCCGAGGCCACCGCGGGGAGCACACTGCTGGAGCTCTCCCAGCTCCCGTGGCCTGCGATGTGCCAGAAGATCTCAGTGAGAACCACGTCTCTCTGTGGCGAGTCCTTGGATTCCGTGCCTGCCCAGATCCCTTACGACTGCTTCACGTCTCTCCACTGGCCAGAGATGTCGCCTTTCAGCTACACCTGTGGGGACCCATCTGCCGTCAGCGGGAGCTTCCCCGTCTGCCCTCAGAGGCTGGGGCCTACACCCCTGAGTGCCAAGGCCCACCCTCACGCCCCCCGAAGCGGCAGGGAGCCCCGAGCCAGGTGTCTCGAAGCATTCCCTGAAGAACCCCCAAGGAGGCAGTCCCCAGAGCCCAAACTGATTTCAGAACGTGGAGGTCCCAGTGCAGGCTCGGGCAGCCAAGCCCAGGGGCCCACGGAGGCCCGGAAGCCCTCCAGAAAGAACCGGCTCTTTGAGAAGCGTCCCTGGAACCACAGGCCGTCTCTGCCACGGGGCCGGCCTCGCGGGGAGGGGACCCAGGACTGGCGGGCGCTCACTGGCCCAAGCCCTGCCCCGGGAGTCCCCCGTCTGTCCCCTGAGCCTGTTCCCGGCAAGGCGCTGCATCAGGGGAAGGCCGCCTCTGGGAAAGTCCTCAGACAAAAGGCAGACGCTCTCGAGTCCACCCCTCCTGAGCTGGGCAGCAGCCAGCAATCCGCGCCTGGCTTCAGTGGCGCTCAGCTGGAGGACGCGCGGGGCGCAGAGGGGCAAGAGCAGAGACGAGCGCTCCGGGGCCCCAGCATGCAAG GCCAGGCTCCGGGGGCCCGGGCTGGGGGCTGGGTCCGGGGGCCCAGCTCAGCATCGTGTCCTGCTCAGTCCCGCAAGGCCCTCGGGACGCCCAGGGGTGCCGCCCCGCCGCCAGGGACAAGGGTGGGCTCTCTGGCTGGGCTCTTTGTGGCCCTCCCTGATCACGAGCCCCTGGCCGTGTCTGCCACCCCCAAGGCTGCAGGGGGGGAGCTGGCCCTCTGGAAAGGGCGGCTGCAGGACCCCCACGGCTTCTGGCGCAGCGAATGCAGCAGGCCAGGGGGCAGCAGCGCCAGTCACCTGGTGGCCGAGGTGGACGCGGGCACGGGGTGGACTGATGGCCGTGGCAGGTGGCATTTGCCAGGACACCTGGATGACTCCAAGGGGCTCACCGGCCCCCAGGGCTCCTCTCCCCTGCCGCAGGGGAGCCCCGGAACGCCCTCCTCCTCACTCTGGGCTCCAAAGACCATGATGGCAGCTCTGGACTACGACCCCCGGGACTGGCTGGCGCGGGGCCCGGCGAAGGGCCAGCTGTCACTGAGGGCAGGGGACGTGGTCACCGTCCACGGGCCTGTGGACGACAAGGGCTTCTACTACGGGGAGTTGGGCGGCCACAGAGGCCTGGTCCCCGCCCACCTGCTGGACCACATGTCCCTCCAGGAGTGA